The following proteins are co-located in the Flectobacillus major DSM 103 genome:
- the frr gene encoding ribosome recycling factor produces the protein MEEIEFYIDAAKETMDGALKHLTIELSKIRAGKATPAMLDGIQVDYYGMMTPLTGAASITVPEARTIVVKPFERKMIPEVEKAIRNSNIGLAPMNDGEVIRLNIPPTTEERRKELVKKAKAEIEVAKVNVRKVRQEANDSIRKLKNDGVSEDAVKAGEERVQKLTDSYIVKVDSIFADKEKDIMSV, from the coding sequence ATGGAAGAAATAGAATTTTATATCGATGCTGCTAAAGAAACTATGGATGGGGCACTGAAGCACCTAACCATCGAGTTATCTAAAATACGTGCAGGCAAGGCTACTCCAGCAATGTTAGATGGTATTCAGGTTGATTATTATGGAATGATGACTCCGCTAACAGGTGCTGCTTCTATTACCGTTCCTGAAGCTCGTACCATTGTGGTAAAACCTTTTGAAAGAAAAATGATTCCTGAGGTTGAAAAAGCCATCCGTAATTCAAATATTGGGCTTGCACCAATGAACGACGGCGAGGTAATTCGGTTGAATATTCCTCCTACTACCGAAGAGCGTAGAAAGGAATTAGTAAAAAAAGCTAAAGCTGAAATTGAAGTAGCAAAAGTAAACGTAAGAAAGGTACGCCAAGAAGCTAATGATTCTATCAGAAAATTGAAAAATGATGGTGTTTCAGAAGATGCCGTAAAAGCTGGCGAAGAACGCGTCCAGAAACTTACCGATAGCTATATCGTAAAAGTTGACAGTATTTTTGCCGATAAAGAAAAAGATATTATGTCGGTTTAA
- the pyrH gene encoding UMP kinase, translating to MDKPKYKRILLKLSGEALSSDGEVLEPSILEQYAQEIKKIHDLGIEVAIVIGGGNIFRGASAAKVGIDRVQGDYMGMLATVINGMAIQASLEKHGMFTRLMTAIKIEAVCEPMIRRRAIRHLEKGRIIILSAGTGNPYFTTDSAAALRAIEIEADVVLKGTRVDGVYTADPEKDPTATRYSTLSFSEALNKGLKIMDATAFTLCQENKVPIIVFDMNKPGNLSQIVQGEDVGTLIS from the coding sequence ATGGACAAACCCAAGTACAAAAGAATTCTTCTTAAACTCTCAGGTGAAGCCCTCAGTTCTGATGGCGAAGTGCTCGAACCTTCTATTTTGGAGCAGTACGCCCAAGAAATTAAAAAAATCCACGATTTAGGCATTGAAGTTGCCATTGTTATCGGAGGTGGTAACATTTTTCGTGGAGCAAGTGCCGCAAAGGTTGGTATCGACCGTGTTCAAGGCGATTACATGGGTATGCTAGCTACTGTAATTAACGGTATGGCTATTCAGGCTTCGCTCGAAAAACATGGTATGTTTACTCGCCTTATGACAGCTATCAAAATCGAGGCAGTATGCGAGCCAATGATTCGTCGTCGTGCTATCAGACACCTCGAAAAAGGTCGTATTATTATTTTGAGTGCTGGTACTGGTAACCCTTATTTTACAACCGATTCGGCTGCTGCCCTAAGAGCTATCGAAATTGAAGCAGACGTAGTACTGAAAGGAACACGCGTAGACGGTGTTTATACCGCCGACCCAGAAAAAGACCCAACAGCAACACGTTATTCAACTTTATCTTTCAGCGAAGCATTGAACAAAGGCTTGAAAATTATGGATGCCACAGCCTTCACACTTTGTCAAGAAAATAAAGTTCCTATTATCGTATTCGATATGAACAAGCCCGGTAATCTTTCGCAGATTGTACAAGGTGAAGACGTAGGAACCCTGATTAGTTAA
- a CDS encoding acetyl-CoA carboxylase biotin carboxyl carrier protein subunit produces the protein MLKASVNNKTFDIQQASSETTINGQNFNWDIAVASNGQFHILYNNRSYNAEVLEADYQSKAFLIKINNNVYSIAVKDRFDILLDQLGMGNATAKKVNDLKAPMPGLVVDIKVSVGDIIKKGDTLLILEAMKMENVLKAQGDAKVKAIKVNAKENVDKNQVMIEFE, from the coding sequence ATGTTAAAAGCCAGTGTCAATAATAAAACTTTCGATATTCAACAAGCTTCGTCGGAAACCACTATCAATGGCCAAAATTTCAATTGGGATATTGCAGTGGCCAGCAACGGACAATTTCATATTCTTTACAACAATCGCTCGTACAATGCCGAAGTATTAGAGGCCGATTACCAATCGAAAGCATTTTTAATCAAAATCAATAATAATGTATATTCGATAGCGGTAAAAGACCGATTCGATATTTTGCTTGACCAACTGGGCATGGGTAACGCAACAGCCAAAAAAGTAAATGACCTAAAAGCACCAATGCCAGGCTTGGTAGTAGACATCAAGGTTTCGGTAGGAGATATTATCAAAAAAGGTGATACCTTATTGATTCTGGAAGCCATGAAAATGGAGAACGTTCTTAAAGCCCAAGGCGATGCCAAAGTGAAAGCTATCAAGGTAAATGCCAAAGAGAATGTTGACAAAAACCAAGTGATGATTGAATTTGAATAA
- a CDS encoding DMT family transporter: MTKHSTAATPKSITPSKPLIAWLLLGLLALIWGSSFILVKKSLMVFSPSEVGSLRIFSAFCFFLPFFLYNLQKIPFQKWFHFLLVGCLGNLFPAFLFSLAGSKLASGISGALNSTTPLFTLIIGALFFHNKISQRQAIGIFLGFIGALLLVLAGKNGFSLNAYALVVVLATVCYGINLNLTKKYLTNLSIDSFLITSCIFMTVGPIAGVVLFSGEFINKLQKPDALEALSYAVLLGVMGSAIAMVLFNKLIQLTSAVLASSVTYLIPIVAIIWGVLDGEAILIEHYLGMSIILVGVYLVNKSS, from the coding sequence ATGACAAAACACTCTACCGCTGCAACCCCCAAAAGTATCACTCCATCAAAACCACTTATTGCTTGGCTATTACTTGGGCTATTAGCACTCATCTGGGGAAGCTCTTTTATCTTAGTCAAAAAGAGTTTAATGGTATTTAGTCCTTCAGAAGTAGGTTCTTTGCGTATCTTCTCGGCTTTTTGTTTTTTCTTACCATTCTTCTTGTATAATCTCCAAAAAATACCATTTCAAAAATGGTTTCATTTTTTGCTAGTGGGTTGTTTGGGTAATTTATTCCCTGCATTTTTATTCTCATTGGCAGGTTCAAAGCTGGCCAGTGGTATTTCGGGGGCCTTAAATTCTACGACTCCCCTATTTACGCTAATTATAGGAGCATTGTTTTTTCATAATAAAATCTCACAACGACAAGCCATTGGTATTTTCTTAGGCTTTATTGGAGCATTATTACTTGTTTTGGCTGGGAAAAACGGCTTTAGCCTCAATGCATACGCCCTAGTGGTGGTATTGGCTACGGTGTGTTATGGGATCAACCTCAATCTCACCAAAAAATATCTTACCAACCTTAGCATCGACTCGTTTCTAATTACAAGTTGTATTTTTATGACAGTAGGCCCTATAGCTGGTGTGGTACTGTTTTCAGGTGAATTTATCAATAAACTCCAAAAGCCCGATGCTTTAGAAGCCTTATCGTATGCTGTACTGTTGGGCGTAATGGGTTCGGCTATTGCTATGGTGTTGTTCAACAAGCTTATTCAGCTTACTTCAGCAGTACTAGCCAGCTCGGTTACTTACCTAATTCCGATTGTAGCCATCATTTGGGGAGTATTAGATGGCGAAGCTATACTTATTGAGCATTATTTAGGTATGTCAATTATTTTAGTTGGTGTATATTTGGTCAATAAAAGTTCATAA